ATACTTATAAATTGTAAATCAGTGCTCGTTATAAATACCCAATTCATCTTTGAGAGATCAAAATAATAGTTTAGTGGTGTGTCCTAGTGCTCGTAATAAATATCCAATACATGATTGCTCCTCAATtgttttgtaacattttttagaTGTATTCAGGGAGGATTAGCACTAGGACCATCCATCCTGGGACAAATCGGTGTGGTTCAAAAGTATCTGTTCCCACCAAGAACCTTCTACGTGAGCGAGACCATCGCCTTTTTCGGCAGCATGATATTCATGTTCCTCATAGGAGTCAAAATAGACCTAACCTCAATAGTCACAACGGGTAAAAAGACGTGGGCAATTGCACTCTCTTGTTTCGTATTCCCCATCGTTTTCACCGCAGTAACCGCCCTCACACTCCGCGCACTATTCCTGCTCCCTCAAGAAAACCTCTACACTTCCATCTTCTACGTCTGTTTCTACTTATCAAGCTGTTCATTCCACTCCACAGCAAGCCACCTCGCAGATCTCAAGCTCTTGAACTCTGAGCTTGGCCGTTTGGCCGTTTCTTCCTCGATGATTTCTGGAACAATCTCTGCTGTTTTGATAACTTCAGTTTTCTCACACCATGGTTTGAGGAAGGGCTCTAGGTCGTTGCAAATGGCGTCGCTTTCGTTCCTTTTCTTGGTGGCTGTCATAGTTTTTGTTTGTAGGCCCATTATAATGTGGATGATAAGGCGAACCCCGGAAGGAAAGCCCATTAAGGAAGCCTACATAATTACGATTTTCGTAATGATGTTGTTATCTGCGTTGTTTAGTGAGCTTATTGGGGGGCATTTTATGACTGGGCCTATACTTTTGGGCCTTGCTGTGCCTGATGGGCCGCCTTTGGGCTCAGCGTTGAGTGAGAAGCTGGATGCTTTGGTTTCGGCGGTGTTCTTGCCGTTGTATTTTCTTTTCAGTGGGGCAAGGTTTAATTCCTTTGCACTTGATGCAACGAGCTTTGCGGTTGTGCAGGTTTTGGCTATAAGTAGCTTCCTTGGGAAGATTTTTGGAGCAATGTTGCCTTCGCTTTATTGCAAGATGTCTGTCACTGATTCTCTTTCCTTAGGTCTTATCATGAGTGCACAGGGCATCACTCAAATGCTCTACTTGCAAGGTTCTATGTACCTCAAGGTAAGAATTAATAACATCATCACCTATATTATTTGACTAATTAAGAAATGATTTATTGATTCATATTTATTTAATGAAAAATGTTGGAGAATTAAAAGTTTATTtaggataaagtatattttttgtctctaaaatttgtcaaaagtttaaaaaatattcttaaattttattttatttcaattttgttcTAAGAGTTTtcgatttgtatcaaatatactcagctaaatttttaaaaaatttaagaccaaactaacaataatgcatacaaattatgcttgatttgtTTGTATTGAGAGTTGttcttaaaaattatttttgaatcggttttaaattttttagaaaattagcCGTTAGgtgtatatttgatgcaaattgaaaacttttggaataaaattgaaacaaaataaaatttagagatatttttaaaattgttgtcaaattttaaggacaaaaaatatattttatcattttttatattattaatttttttgatataaaatttagtattttcaATTTAGAATTGGTTAGTTATTTGCgaaaaatgataattttataagttatttaaCATTGTttttatttagagaaaaaaagaagaattaaattatacattagCGTTACTAATTTTATAGCATAAAATGACATTAATGAGATGCCTTTTGTAAAAATAATAGTTAGAAAGTAAATATGTATTATGTAAAACAGtctaatttttatatgaaaatatttgTATATGAATAGTGACTAATTTATTTCTAAAAGGCATCCTAAATGCGTTGCAGATTATAGATACGGAAACATATGGCAATGTGGTGATATCAATGATATGGTTAACCGGAGCAACCACACCTTTAGTGAAATTCCTATATGACCCTTCGAAGAGGTACTTAGCCATAAACCGAAGAAGAACCATTGAACATGCATCTCCAGACGTGGAACTCCTCCTCATGGCATGCCTTCACAACGAAGAAAACACACCATCCATGATCAACATTCTCGACATGTCAAATCCAACGGAACAAAGCCCCATTTGCTTCTACGTCCTTCATCTCATTCAATTAACCGGAAGAGCAACACCGCTCTTCATAGACCACCAATCCACTAGCAGCAAAACAAATTCCCTATACTCCAACCATTCTCAACACATCATCAACGCTTTCAGATCTTACGAGCAGCAAAATGTCGACAAACTTGTCGTCAATCTCTTCTCATCCATTTCTCCTTATGAAACAATGCATGACGAGGTTTGCATGCAAGCCGCGGAGAAAAGGGTCTCTATGTTGATCGTCCCATTTCACAGGCGAGTAATAACATCACAATTACTTTCTTTAATTTaggtaaaaatttaaatacacttgattttatgtaaatttaaataattaaaaattattagataatttaataaatttaactaagttattatctaattattttttaactatcaacttaacaacaaaaaaataattacgtataattttttatctttaacttaatttttataattttatatataaaatatttataatgatATATCTAttacatttaaaattatttatttattttgtacaTAAATTATATCTTAAATAGCATAGTTTATCCGTATTCACTTAGAGGTCACGATTTAAGTCTCTTTATcttttggttaaaaaaaattattcatttatttcaacaataattaataaatacaaactaaaaagtttaaacttatttttattatttttcaaatatttttgttCACAGGCAATGGAGTTCCAACGGTGTAGTAACTGAATCAGCGCATCCGATTAGGGCATTCAACCGTCAAATATTGAGAACTGCGCCTTGTTCGGTAGGAATACTGGTTGATCGTGGAACTTTGAGCAAGAGCAATTATTTAACGTCTGCTTCGTTCTATAGCGTCGGGGTCTTGTTCATAGAAGGCTCCGACGATCGCGAAGCGTTGGTTTACGCGATGCGCATGGCGGATCATCCTAATGTGAGTGTTACAGTGGTTAGGTTAATAGAGCCAAGAAGAAAAAGTAGGAACTTAATGATGAGAGATCCAGATGGGGATTTAATTCATAAGTTTAAAGTAGAGCACTGCATTCAAATCAAAAGACATGACTATAGAGAAGAAGTGGTGAGGGATAGTGTTGAGATGATTAGTGCGATTAAGTCTTTGAATGGTTGCTTTGATTTGATTATGGTGGGTAGGCGCCATGCGAATGGTGAATCTTCATCGTTGTTTAATGGAATGAATGAGTGGAATGAGTATCCTGAACTTGGTGTTGTAGGGGACATGCTTGTTTCTTCGGATTCTAGTTATGATGGTTCTGTTATGGTGGTGCAGCAACAAATGTTAGGGTTTGGTGGTGGTGGTTATCATCATCCTGATTTTCATATGGATTCCAATAATGGTCCTATGAACCATCATCCTAGGCAAGAAAGACCCCCGAATGTTGTGGAAGTGCCACGTGATACAAGGGTGTGGCCAATGGTATGATTAACCATATTGGATATTGAAGATTTATCAACAACATATAGATTTTAGAATTTAGACCCGTAAAACAATTTTAGAAAAGGAAATCATTCTTgtacatatgtatatattatcaatttaattttgatatatagatatatataatttaaggtattttatgtaattatctaatttttttaatgattattTACACATTAAATTTGACTGTTTTAATCTaggttaaattttaattttatttctattatataaaacattttattttgtttattattaaaGATATAATCATTTATATATGTTGTCTCCTCTTATACcagtttaaatttttgaaagaaataattttataatatggTATCAAAACTTTATGtctaaaaaacttaaaatttgatcTTTGGtaaactcaaaaataaaaagtaatataagacaaaataaaaagaaaaagcttcCAAGAAAAGTGGTTTCATGACACTCATGTTACTTTTGTAGTTAtattaaagtttaattattctgcgtgtccttataattttaccaaatttttaattaggtccttatacttttttcttttcaattaggttcctataatataattttttttttcaatttagtccctATTAATATTAAAGTCTAAAAAACATTAGTGAATTGTAAATTTACTTATATACTCTTATTTTCTACCTATAATAGGTTTATATTACTGTGAAATTTCTCCCCTTACTACAACAATTCCTGCAGATAGCGGTAGGAACTTTGTGGCGGTTTTATAAAACCGCCGCTAAATAAATAATTGCGGCGCATATCGCGGCGGTTAAGAGTGGGACTGCAATTAGCCTTTTATTTTGCGGCGTTTTTTCTAGAATTGTCGCGATTAGGGGTGTGCATAGGCCGGGTGAAATCGGGTTTGATGTGACCCAGACCCAACTCGATATATATACCGGGTCTATTTATTAGACCCGAATCCGGCCATAGACCCGACGAAACCTATACACTTTCGGGCCACGATTATAACGGATAAAAATCGAGTGAAAACCGGGCCGTTAACATTACATTACCTTGATATCTTCTTATAAGCTAGCAtgtgaaaatatccaaattttcaaGGCTCCAACTattatttgacatggtaaaattcacttagaaaaatataacatgaacaaactcttctctaaaattaaagcataaccataatcaatactaatattgtataataacatcaaatatttagatcaatacaaataacacaatattatgcattaattttaaatataaaacattaacttatagtcttataataattaataacacaaaatattaaagttTACAATACTTAACTTCTACATAAGAATAgccatcatccatcactaataacacaaaatattaattgtgtatgatgaccgggccACCGGGCCGACTTCGGGTGACCCGAGCCATGGCCAAAAtccgacccgaaataatgaccgggtctatttttTAGACCCTTACCCTGCCTTAGACCTgatgaaatcacaccaaattagcccCTAAAATGCTCGGGACCGGGCCGGGTCTTCGGGTCGAGCCGGGCCATGCACACTCCTAGCCGCGATATGTAACTTGGGGTGAATTATTATTTTACATTTTGCGGCGGTTTTCTTTCAACCGCCGCAAAATACATTTAAttacatattttaattttttttagtaataagCATCTGGGTATAATCTAGTTAAGTTAACACTACTTTTTCAAACTATATATGTTTAAATCATTATTACTTAAATTCGTAATACTATTTCTAGATTCGTTTTGCATAAACAAGTTCACAAGTTAAATAAGTTATATATGTTAACTCATGTGAACAAATTTAGCAATAAGATTTCCTCATTTACTATATTATCATTTAAATTTGCATTCAACCATAAatttaaaagacaaaaataaagtCATAATCTGTATTTATATACTTAAGATAAATTTCTAACAAGCATAAATTAAAGTTACTCTTCTTCAAAGTTATGCCTTActaaaccaaaataaaaaaactctaaaagtaAATAAACATGTAAAATTACGACCCAAACCATTAAATTAAGGGAATCAACGTAACTCTTATGATAAAAGatcaaaatttttcttcaacATCGTATTGACCTGGCGAAAAATACTCTATCAAGAATCTATGGATTTCACGTCTTACAAGATCTGATATGTCATCTCCATACCATGGCTTTCTGTTCAGATTAAAGCACATTTTGATAACATGTATATTATCTTCTCTTTGTTGGTAAGTTTTATTGTCTTCTTCTGGAACCATATTAAGATCAAACTGCATGGATCTGTCAATTCTAACGGAGGAGATATCATCTAAATTGTCTTTTGAATCAGACTATTTCCCATCTAAACTGTTAGGAACTATTTCCCCAGAATATTCAGGTAGTACTGAAAATATCAACATGCATACAACAAAATAAGTATATTCAGAAGAAACTGATAACTCCTAAGTCATTAGATAGTGATTTAGGAAAAAAAAGCGGACGATAATATGCTaagacaattttaaaactaaacaCAAATAAACAACAATTATCATCTCCCTTGTTGGTAATTTGGGCAAATTTCTTAGACAGAAGCTCTGTAGCGAATGTTGTGCTTGCACAGCATGAAGAAATATTCTCAGTTTTCATTTGTCCTGTTCCACCGTTATGCTATGTTcactaatatttaaaaatcGTAACACTATTGGAATTGATATCGAATATTAGATATCAAGATTACCAAAACTGCATCATTAAGAACAACAACTGAAACATCATTAAAGATTTGATGTAAACTAACTTTTGACGAAAAAACCGgtgaaagaaacaaaaaatctGCTTTTATTCATGAAAACGCACAATACATTAAAGACTTAACTACAAATTGAAAATACACaagttttttgtaacaaaagaaaACGACGTACATCGTTGAGTTTATTTAACTTATTCATGACACAAAGATCCTTTTTAAATCACGTTAACTTTCTTTATATAAGCATTACGCAACATCATCGAAATTCTCTGAAGCATTTTCTGTGGGATCTTCTATATCATCCTCCCTTGTCAACTGTAAATTTCCAATGTCACCTTCCACTGACATGTTCAACCCTAAGTGTGGAGAAAAACCAACTTTAGCTTCTTTATTCTCTTCTCCCATGTCATACGAATCTCGTGATTTCACATGAACCACAACACTCCATTCCTTAGCTACTTCATCATCCACATAGTATACAAGCTGAGCTTCTGATGTCAATATGTACGGTTCATCATCTTCTCGATCACCAGTGTGTATTGGACGAGAGAAATTAACGTTGGTAAGGCCCAAATGATCTTGTTTGATGCCTCTGCTGGTAATGGTATCAGCCCAAACACATTTGAACAGTACCACTGTGAAATGACAGctataattcaattcaattatgtCCACAATTTTTCCATAAAATGAAACACTACCAACAACCACTCTATTATCACGCATGCTTGCATAACTTCTTGTATTAGATGATACATATATTTCACTATTTTAGATTTTTAGCCTGTCTTCCTTTGTCATAGTTCTAAACTTGTACCCGTTAATGTTGTATGCCCCAAAATGTCTTGTCTGATTCATGGGATCGCATGCAAGCAACTTCATTTCTTTCGAATGAAGCGTACTTTCCATTGGAACTTGGAACCACATAACATTCATGCTTTATATTAAAATTGGATTTCATAAAGTATGAATTCTAGGCTAAAAACACATTGGTCAGGTTAATATTCTATCAACCTCATACTCGAACCACTGAGAAAATTTTGCATGCACAACACTATCTATCTTAGATTGCAACCTTGTTTGAGCTAGTAATCTTCGTTTTTTTTCCTTAAATGTACtttatgagagaaaaaaaattagtcaacTAATCATTTAGTGAAAAGAGTTATATTCGTGTTTTAAAATTACATGTGCATACTCACTCAACAAACAGAACCACGGCCTCGCAGTTGACTAGCACATGACGATGTGCTTGATGTTTTTCCATTGGAGTGAGTTCGAAATGCGAAACAGCCCTTAATGCATTTCCAATAGCTGGGAACATAGTTTCCCTTAAATATGTGTATCATCAACGGGTTGATTATCAACTCGCCCTGGTCGATTGATTCTAGTCTCAATATTATCCAAATATCTAGAACAGAAAGTCAAAATTTTCTCAGATAAATAGCTTTCCACAATTGAGCCTTCTGGTTATGCCCTATTACGAACATACTGCTTCAAACGAACtggatattttttatataatacaaCATAACGCTCAGTATTTACACAATTAATTCAACTGATTGTATTAAAGGAATTTATTAGCAAGCTAACCAATATTTACTTCATCAACGAGATATACTGGTCCACCAAGATTTACTTCATCAACGAGATATACCGTGAGGTAAACCATGACGGTAAAGAAAGATGGAGGGAAAATCATTTCCATCTGACACAAGGTTTGCATAACATGATTTTGAAGGTCAGCAAGCTGTATAGGGTTTATGGCTTTCCCACAAAGTTCTCGAAAAAATGATGACAAATGCGCAATTACATTAGACACCGGACTCGGAAGTGCATTCTTCACCAAAATCAAAAGTAATTGTTCCATCAGAATATGGCAGTCGTGACTTTTCAACCCAGATAACTTGCACTGTCGCAAATCAGCACAATGAGCAATATTGCTAGAATAACCATCTGAAAAAACCACATTCTGCAGAGTCTTCAAGAATACATCCCTCTGTGAATTTGACATCATAAACATTACAGAAGGATATTTACCACCTTTGCCCAGCCACAATTCAGGCCTTATGCCCATGCATTGTAAATCTTTGTGAGCTTTAAGATTGTCTTTTGATTTGCTGCTATCGTTTAAGATGGTGAAGACCATATTGTCACATACATTTTTCTCTATATGTATCATATCAAGGTTATGATGCAACATCTGATCCTCCCAGTATGGGAGGTCAAAGAAAACACTCTTCTTTTTCCAGTGCGAGTCATCTTCATCCGCATCTTGACCATTGCGTCTTTTTCTGGTTGTCACAGTTGAAATCTTCTCAAATGAAACGTGCACATTAGACTGTTGTCTCAATACATCTGTTCCGGATAACTTCTTCGATGGATCTCTACCTTTGACTTGCCTGTCAAATCTATTCCGATCTAgtctgtatttgtgtccctaatTCAAAAAGTGGCAATAGTCCATGAAACACCACTTTTGACTATCTTTCAGCCGATGAGGCTTAGCGTCCAAGTTACACGTAAGACACGCTAACCCACTGTGCGTACTCCAACCAGATAGGTTTTCCAATCCTAGAAAGTCGCTGATAATCCACATTAGTGCTGCACATCTTGAAAGTGTTTCCCTCTTTGGAATCATACATTTCAACGCCATCCCATAATTACTTCAACTCATCTACTAAAGACTGCAAGTAAACATCTATGTCATTAACTGGCATTTTTGACCTAGGAATAAGAGTGGATAGAATGAAAGATGTCTGTTTCATGCAAAGTCAAGGCGGAAGATTATACGGAATAAGAATCACAGGCCAGATAGAATACTTTATTCTCATATTCCCAAAAGGATTAAATCTGTTGCTCGCCAAGGCTAGGCGAACATTGCACGGATCCTTCGAAAAGTAAGTATACTTTGCATCAAACTTTTTCCATTCTTCAGCGTCCCTTGGATGCCTCAGGAAACTATCGTTATTACGTGCCTCTTTATGCCATAATATGTCAGTTGATATCTTGCTGCACATGAATAACCATTGCAGCTGTGGTATAAAAGGAAAGTAACGAAAAGTCTTGGTTGCTATAGGTTTTCCATTTCTTTCCCACCAATATCCCACTATATGCATGCTAGAATTATTTTCCATCCATTTAATTGTGGAACCCAATACAGCTTAGGAATATAGTCTTGTAAGTTTCGCTGTTATTTGTGATCATTGTTAACACATCTAACCAGTAAAGAATTAGTAGAATAATTAATAAGGgattttttcagtttttttacggaattaattattatttatttagcattttattgtaaaattttagatatgaatttttatttttttgttatcagaaaataataaataaatttttaataaataaaaagaccAATATtagtattttcaaaataataaatttatctttttataaataaatacatacatCTTTCAAAATTAACGTATTATTAGAACCATtctattcaaaatttaaattatagtaatcaaattcaaaacataatgtttctatttttattttgaaaaaaactataatttcaaatcaataaatattattttacaaTCAGTCACTACCTAATTTAGAATACAAGATTCAAAACGGTATCATTTGGATTTctcaattattattttattataaaaaattatatattttcttattttataccatttttaaatataatttaacagatgataaataacataaaaaattagtattcATCTCTATCATTATATAACATGTATTCCAATTAATTTAATTGGTAAAAATTTAACTCTActatataactaaaaaaatattacagcTTAAACAAATAGCATTATAATAAAACTCTGGcccataaaacaaaaaatatagctactaataaaataaaaacccaAAACCCCAACGCATCCCCCCTTCCCCCAATACCCCCTTCTTTCGTCAATTTCGTTTCAAATTGGATTGTAAACCACAAAACCTCCATTTTTCAAAGTTTAAAAACCAACCCCCCCCAAAAAAACCCCATTTCTTTAACGGTGTCGCAGATACCGTTCATGATTGTCGGCGCCACCGTGGCTTCCTCCTTCCCCATATTCCAAAACCAGACCCTCTCTACTAACTTACGTCATCCATCCTCCCGTGGCATCTTTGTCCGAGGCTTCGAGCTGCTCGGCGTAGTTTAGTCTTCGTCTCACCGCTCATCATCGTCTCTTCGTTGTCATGCTCTTCGTTGAAGGTTAGTGGCGTTATAATTCCAGgattttgtgttgtttgatgGTTTCCTTTCATGAACTGTTCATTAGATTGAGTCTATTCTGAATGCGAACCCATTCAAAGGATTAATGTTGGAAAGTTGGTGAAATCATTTCTGAAGATGGAAATGTTACTTTACTGTTGTGTTTTAATTTCTGTGGCttcttttgaaatatttatgAAAATCGATTTGACCATTTGTGAGTCTGCTGTCGTCAACATGTTTTGATTTCAGAATTACGGTGATTATATGATGTTGTTTTCAATAATGCTTCTTCAAACATTTTTTTAGCTAATTTGGTTGCCCTAATTTACAGTAAAGTCATATATGTGTGTTCCATACTCTCATAATTCATTCAGTTAGTAATGTTTTATGCCAAATTTATAATAATGGATTTTGGGTTTTGGTCTTTTTACCTAATTGAAGTCTTACAGGTTGAAGAAAAAAACTACTATAGTAGACTAtaacaggttttgataattagcTTTTGgcaataatttaatttaatattattttaagttttattaatttttagatgaattttttagatatattcaataattattagtgttataCGAGGTCTAAGTTTCAATCTTTTAAGTTTCAAGCTAAATTCCaaacaattataattttatatattatttttatgaaattatataattctgttatctatttttttatattattttgaattttgttattttttaagttGAATCTTTGTATCgataaaaaattcatattatGAATTAGCGTTTATTatgatttttaatatttatcattGTAATGACAATTTCttttacatatttaatattttatatattttaatttttctacacatatgatgatgaaaatcaaagaattatatcttttttaagAGGAAGGTTACTgctaaagaaagaaaaatatataatgtcCAAGACGGTCTActtttatgttaaaattatgTAACCTTTAATTGTATCATTGAGCTGTTTTGTAGGTTTTTCGTGGAAACTTACTAGTTTATTAAGTCAATTAATATTTAgaataaattctttttcttcaataCGATTCTAAATGATTTCATATTGCTTTAAGGTTAGATCCGTGATTAGAGGAGTTCAAATATCACGTGAGCAACCACGTGATAGAGCTCCTCCATTTTCGTCTTTAGATAATAGTGCTCCAACATCCCGTATCAATGAGCCATTTTGTGCATCGCGTAATGATAGACAACTTGTGCCGTCAAGTACAACTGATGACCCTCAAACTCCCACAAAACACACAGAGGCTCGGTATCGCGATAAAGTGGCTGATCATCAATTAGAGGATGAGGATTATGACCCGGAGGCAGATGAAGTTGGGTCGTTTGAGGACCATATTGATGACTTGTTTGCTGCCGAAGAAGTAAAAGGTTAGAACAATGATGGAAAACGCAAAGATACAGATTATTGGAAAGTTACTGTCATCAGTATACTTTTTTTGCCTCCTATTTTCGtgttaatatttattttgaaagTCCTTTCCTTCTATTTTCCTTTTGTGTAATGATTATCttgcaattttttttccatATGTTTCTTAGAGGATAGCGTGAGAAAAGAGTCTGAGCTGAGCGTGAAGGAGGCTATAGCACTTTCTTCCAATACAAAGATAATATTCCCATTTAACAAAGAGTTACAACCAATTGGTCAGGCAGCTGGATTATTAATTGGTTTGTTTCTTAGGAAGTTTGGGTGCTGACTATTCCCATTTTCCCATATGTGAAGAGAGTTGGAAGCACGTGAACAAAGCTAAGAAGGAACATGCATACGATATGGTTAAGGTACATCTTTTAGTTTCAACATCTTAAGCAAATttaatattcaattttttttgggtAAGAACTTTTGAATGGATACATTATATTATTGGTTAAATTTTCATATTTCGTTTTTCACATGTTTATGTCAGCATTTCTATCTTATATGTAACA
The Arachis stenosperma cultivar V10309 chromosome 7, arast.V10309.gnm1.PFL2, whole genome shotgun sequence genome window above contains:
- the LOC130940809 gene encoding cation/H(+) antiporter 15-like, with protein sequence MNTATLNASTTTLGHEATTTNNTIWVCERFTRAARSRGIFFSDSPLSYTMPVLILQTSVVALITTTLQLLLTPFGQSSFVPQMLGGLALGPSILGQIGVVQKYLFPPRTFYVSETIAFFGSMIFMFLIGVKIDLTSIVTTGKKTWAIALSCFVFPIVFTAVTALTLRALFLLPQENLYTSIFYVCFYLSSCSFHSTASHLADLKLLNSELGRLAVSSSMISGTISAVLITSVFSHHGLRKGSRSLQMASLSFLFLVAVIVFVCRPIIMWMIRRTPEGKPIKEAYIITIFVMMLLSALFSELIGGHFMTGPILLGLAVPDGPPLGSALSEKLDALVSAVFLPLYFLFSGARFNSFALDATSFAVVQVLAISSFLGKIFGAMLPSLYCKMSVTDSLSLGLIMSAQGITQMLYLQGSMYLKIIDTETYGNVVISMIWLTGATTPLVKFLYDPSKRYLAINRRRTIEHASPDVELLLMACLHNEENTPSMINILDMSNPTEQSPICFYVLHLIQLTGRATPLFIDHQSTSSKTNSLYSNHSQHIINAFRSYEQQNVDKLVVNLFSSISPYETMHDEVCMQAAEKRVSMLIVPFHRQWSSNGVVTESAHPIRAFNRQILRTAPCSVGILVDRGTLSKSNYLTSASFYSVGVLFIEGSDDREALVYAMRMADHPNVSVTVVRLIEPRRKSRNLMMRDPDGDLIHKFKVEHCIQIKRHDYREEVVRDSVEMISAIKSLNGCFDLIMVGRRHANGESSSLFNGMNEWNEYPELGVVGDMLVSSDSSYDGSVMVVQQQMLGFGGGGYHHPDFHMDSNNGPMNHHPRQERPPNVVEVPRDTRVWPMV